The proteins below are encoded in one region of Oreochromis niloticus isolate F11D_XX unplaced genomic scaffold, O_niloticus_UMD_NMBU tig00001540_pilon, whole genome shotgun sequence:
- the LOC112844778 gene encoding uncharacterized protein LOC112844778, which produces MNATCVTDDLGHSVFVRSEGDNKQAMSIDDKAFLKIMDNEVYQNQENSWVAPLPFRSPRRRLPDNREQALKCLCSLRKTLEKKPETKDHYIQLMQKILDNNRADHATRFIPAPDLQNSTWFSGPPFLYSDTHTEPHTGPFTLIEPEKDREIRPGIKVMKTTVSEPQLGSERFKKYSNWTTLCRVIARLIHVVTSVAQKTSGQRGWNSFSETPNVQELTRAKVVIIRAVQQEAYKGTLENIKEGKKDSGIFDALKKLNPVVDKDSLLRVGGRLSTADLTENEKHPLIIPSTSHIAILLVTHYHEQVAHQGRHITEGAIRGAGYWIIGGKRLVSSVIHKCVTCRKLRGKMQIQKMADLPADRVTPEPPFTTVGLDVFGPWTIVTRRTRGGHSQNKRWAVLFTCMSTRAVHIELIETMSADSFINALRRLFSIRGPAKFLRSDRGTNFVGACKELGLNSGNKAVGKYLQGKGCVWTFNPPHASHMGGSWERLIGVARRILDAMLSRTEQTRLTHEVLCTFMAEVMAIINARPLVPISTDPDSPAVLTPAMLLTQKMSAVSAPLGNFSSGQLFGKQWKHVQHLADTFWKRWKGEYLSTLQSRAKWTETGPNVKEGDVVLLKDSQASRNEWPMGLVVKHSPAATRRSVKWKCGL; this is translated from the coding sequence ATGAATGCTACCTGTGTCACAGACGATTTGGGACACTCTGTGTTTGTTAGATCTGAGGGTGATAACAAACAAGCCATGTCTATCGACGACAAAGCATTCCTGAAAATAATGGACAATGAAGTTTATCAAAACCAAGAGAACAGCTGGGTTGCACCTTTACCCTTTCGCTCACCGAGAAGGAGGCTCCCTGACAACAGAGAACAAGCCCTAAAATGCCTCTGCTCTCTCCGAAAGACTTTGGAAAAGAAACCAGAAACGAAAGATCACTACATCCAACTCATGCAGAAAATATTGGATAACAATCGAGCTGACCATGCCACTCGGTTCATTCCAGCACCAGACCTGCAGAACAGTACCTGGTTCTCAGGTCCACCCTTTCTGtattctgacacacacacagaaccacACACTGGTCCTTTCACGCTCATCGAAcctgaaaaagacagagagatacGTCCGGGAATAAAAGTAATGAAAACTACTGTATCAGAGCCACAGTTAGGTTCTGAGCGTTTCAAAAAGTACTCAAACTGGACCACACTTTGCAGAGTCATAGCCAGACTCATTCATGTAGTTACATCCGTTGCTCAAAAGACAAGTGGACAAAGGGGATGGAACAGTTTCAGTGAGACACCAAATGTCCAAGAACTCACCCGAGCCAAAGTAGTCATCATTCGAGCTGTCCAACAAGAAGCTTACAAAGGGACACTTGAAAACattaaagaaggaaagaaggacAGTGGCATATTTGACGCACTCAAAAAGCTCAATCCTGTAGTGGACAAAGACAGTCTCTTACGAGTCGGTGGACGTCTTTCCACTGCCGATCtcacagaaaatgaaaagcaCCCTCTGATTATCCCATCTACCAGCCACATCGCCATACTACTTGTAACTCACTATCATGAACAAGTAGCTCATCAAGGAAGACACATAACTGAAGGAGCTATCCGTGGTGCTGGGTACTGGATAATTGGAGGGAAGCGGCTCGTGTCATCTGTCATTCATAAGTGTGTCACATGTCGCAAGTTGCGAGGCAAAATGCAGATccagaaaatggcagacttgCCTGCAGACCGAGTCACCCCTGAACCACCCTTTACCACTGTAGGCCTAGATGTGTTTGGGCCATGGACAATTGTGACGCGTCGTACAAGAGGTGGTCATTCCCAGAACAAACGTTGGGCTGTGTTATTCACATGCATGTCAACTAGGGCTGTGCATATCGAACTGATAGAGACTATGTCTGCTGACAGTTTTATCAATGCATTAAGAAGGCTCTTCTCTATTCGGGGCCCAGCCAAGTTTCTGCGCTCAGACAGAGGCACCAATTTTGTGGGCGCTTGTAAGGAATTAGGGCTAAACTCAGGAAACAAAGCAGTAGGGAAGTACCTGCAAGGGAAAGGGTGTGTTTGGACATTCAACCCCCCTCATGCGTCGCACATGGGAGGCTCGTGGGAGCGCCTTATAGGGGTCGCCAGGCGCATTCTGGATGCAATGTTGTCACGAACTGAACAAACACGTCTTACTCATGAAGTGTTGTGCACCTTCATGGCTGAGGTGATGGCAATTATTAATGCAAGGCCTCTTGTCCCCATATCCACTGACCCTGACAGTCCTGCAGTACTCACTCCAGCAATGCTGCTAACGCAGAAGATGAGTGCTGTGTCTGCTCCACTCGGGAACTTTTCATCAGGGCAGTTGTTTGGGAAACAATGGAAACATGTTCAACACCTTGCTGATACCTTTTGGAAAAGGTGGAAAGGAGAATATTTGTCCACCTTACAAAGTCGTGCAAAATGGACAGAGACTGGACCTAATGTCAAAGAAGGAGATGTGGTCCTGCTAAAGGACTCCCAAGCCAGCAGGAATGAATGGCCCATGGGACTAGTAGTAAAACATTCCCCAGCAGCGACAAGAAGGTCCGTAAAGTGGAAGTGCGGACTGTAA